The sequence below is a genomic window from Pseudorca crassidens isolate mPseCra1 chromosome 20, mPseCra1.hap1, whole genome shotgun sequence.
AGATTGAATGAGAGCGAGTTTGAGAGAAGAAAGAATCACCCAATATCCTTCCCCTCATCCTCATCTCAGGAGGGAAAGggcattttctttttcacctttgaAAGGCGTTGTGGGTCTGTCTCTAAagtgtttacaaaaaaaaaaaattataaaaaaaaaatgtctagtgTCGACTGGTGTTTTCCCTCGTGATGTTTACAGATTGCCGTCTGCTGCCCGGCCAGAACCCGCTCAGTGACAAAACGACCAGAGCCGGGTTCTCGCCACTCGCAGAGCAGAGCTCACAGCCCTCCCGTGCCCGGCACCCGGCGGTCTCTCCATCAACCGCTCTgccttggttttttttgttgttgttgtttggttggtttttttccccaattttctgGCTTGGTTTTGCACTTTTCTCCCCTTGGGACCCTGATATCTTGACTTCATTGCCAAAAACCAACCCACTGAGGACCTTCTCCCCCCCTCCTTTCCAtttctcctcccctcttccctcctggtTCTGGTCAGTTCAGAGGATTTAACAATCACAAGTGTCCTGCAAAAATGCCTGAACGTTTTTCTTAGAcccttgtggatttttttttttccagaaaacctAGACAAACAAAAGACTTATTAAAGGGATATGTACAGCTGCCCCTGTTTTCAGGCATTCTGTTTGAGAACATTCTAGCCATTGATGTTCACATGTGGCATCAGCCCCTGCAAGATAGgtttctgtatttatattttaaaatacaaaaaaaaaaaaaccttataaaatgtttaaaaatacgtTCAAAGCTGGGGGAAAAGGCTTTCTTCATTAGTCAAGGTGTTTTGATATGGTATTAAAATAATGTCTAATAAAAGATGCACTGTGTGACTTCATTTTAATCAAGTATTGTTACACAATCAAGAAATGGGCGTTGACGGTCTGTCCCCTGCTCCCTTGCCTACCTCCTTAGCCTTCCTTCAGGCTAGCATCGGGGCTACAGGTGTGTGATGTGGTTCTCAGCGATCACGCCCGGGTGAGGGAACGTGGCAGGTCAGGCCGGAGTCCCGCAGCTTTACGACCCATTCAAGCCTCGTGGAATCTATCTGCCATCAGCTGTGGAGCGGTCGTGACAGAACTCTTCTGGAAAGATCTGCAGGGCAAAGACCTTGCAGCGGATGGAGGCTGCAAGGATGCGGGTTCTTCCAGGCACTGGCCCAGACCGCCCCCCGCCCAATCCCTGGCTCCCCATTCCACACCCTGCCCTTCCTGTTGCTCCGGCCACATCTCAGTGCTGACTCATGGGCATCCTTCATTGAGGCCCAGAATGAGGCCCTGGTTTGGGGCTGAGCCAGCTCAGAGCCCTTGAACTAGAACCAGCCACTCAGGGCTCACACGAGTTGGCACACCTTGGGCTGGGTGGGAAGCTCAGGGCAGCAGGTAGCAGTGCCCACCTGGCGCCTCTGTCCCTGTGCCAGACCGGCTCCCGGAGCGGCATTCCAGAGCCTCCTGCAGAGCCTGTGAAGAAAGACGTGGAGGAAGACTCCTGCTCCGCCCCTTCTCGGGCCTCCTGTGTGCTGCTGCCTCTATGGGCTCTGACCCCACCAGGCCCAGGCTCTGCAGTTGTCTTCTGTCAGACACTTGCTGAAGCACCTGCTCTGTACAAGGGCATTGCAGGCTGGTGGGCAAATCTGAGCCAAGGCACTGGCACGCTCAGCATTTCAGAGAAATACTCAAGAGGAGTTTGTGGGTCTGAGCTTGTGGGGTAGTGACCCCGGGTACCCGCAGTCGCCATGGTGGCAAAAACCTGGGCTCTAAACTGTCTGTATGGGGCTCCTTTGCCTGGCAGAACCACGCTGGGGAAAGGACTTCATCTGAACTTCAGATGCCCCACACGTGAAGTGGGAACAAAGTCAGGCGGCTCAGAGGCCACCGTGAGGGTCAGAGGATCTGCCCAGAAGCCCCTGGCACGTGCGTAGCAGGCTCGCTCGTGGCTTTGTCACCGCAAAGAGCACTGTTCTATTCACAGCACCTCCTGCTTCTGCCTGGCAACTATGTCTGCCTGTTCTATATTTAATTCCTCCAGCAAAGCTGGCCCTGAGGATCTCCTTGCCTGACCCCTGGGCCTGCAGGCAGAGGAGGCCTCTGTGCCCACCTCGGTGGCTTAGGCCTGGCAGCCTTGGCAGCGCCCTGGGTGAGCTGAGGGGTCGAGCTGGGTtggggcagggctggagcccACGCCGGCTGCTATTCCAggctcctggggctggtgcctatCCCACCCCCAGCGACTTCACTCCCACCTGGCACACTGCAGCCCTCTGCTGGTTGCCGTCTCCTCCAAATTCAGACCCAGACTGCCAGCTCCTGGGCGGGGGTAGGACCGGGGTTGTCCGGGCTTTCCAGATGGAACTGGTGTCTGTCATCCTCCATCCCAACAGCTCTCCTCAACTCTGCCTTTCCGGGAGGGGAGGGAATTGGCAGGCACTGGGAGGTGGGTTCCACCCACTCCCTCTGCTAAGGGCCCAGCACACGTGAAGGGGAGGGGGCTTCCTGGAAAGGGGCACCTCACTAAAACCAGTCATCTAGGAGCCATTTAATGGTGTCGAGGTTTTTAGGTCCTTATTCCTAGGGAATAGATGCTGAATTATATAGGTGAATGATGTCAACAAATTTGTAACTCAATTCCAAATGGTTCCCCAAAAAATACACGCACGAAGCAAGTAAGgcaaaaatattcattgttgAATCTTCAGTGGCTAGTATTTCAGTGAACAGTGTACTTGTTCTTCCAACTGTCCTGCGTGTTTGGAGTTTTTCCTAGTAAAGAATTGTGGGGAAGTGGCCATTTGCTGAACACCTACTAGTTGCCAGGCACTGAGGGGCACATCAGAGACAAGCCCTGCCCTGTAGGGGAGGAGCCTGCCCCTGCAGAATGCTGCCCCGGGGGGCTGCTGGTGGTGGGCTGCCTGCGTGGAGGGGAGGGCACTGGTGGCTGATGGTTAGATGGTTCGAGTCCGCTTTATTGGGTGCTTGTGGGGGAGGGCCCATGGGACTTGCCCCACACCACCCCCTGGCACATCCAAGGGACAGAAATGTCACAGAGGAGCGAACTCAGGGCTCAGCCCCAAGTTAGCAGAAAGGAGGGGTTCCAAGAACCGAGCTGGTCTCAGGAGCCAGAGTGGCTGCCTGAACAGCTGAGGGGAGATGtggggaggggcggagggagtggaggcagggaaggagctCAGAGGTGGCTTGGGAGAATGGGAGTGAGGCGAGATGGAGTGTGCCCCTGGCTCCCCTGCACCCCTCGCCCAGCCCTTTTCCTAAGGGCCAAGGCCTCGGGGTGAGGGAGATGGGCCTGCACTAGAGGCTCCTGGGACCTGCAGGGGCGTGGAGAGCTTAGAGACTGGTTTCCAGGACTCCAGACACCTGCTAGACCCTGGGAAGTGGGGGGCCCAGAGCTGAGAGCTGCAGGTCCCTGCAGAGGTGAGTGTTGGGCACCACTGCCCCAAGCAGATACTGGTGTCTAAGCTCTGAGGTGTCGGGCGCCCTCTCGTGGGCTTAGGGGGAACAACTGCCAGGTACCCCGGACAAGGTCCTCTAATCAGGAATCCTGACCGAGGCAGGAGCAGGCCCCAGGGTGGACTGAGCCTGAGGTTGAGGCAAAAAAGCTGGTAGTATAATACATCACACTGTGGAGAGGTGTGGTACCAGGAAAACCACTTCCATTTGCAATGGTTGGTAGCAGCCACTTGAAGGACATGTTCAGAATGTTCTAGAGTACACTTGGGGCTCAGTGGGGGAGTCTGTGGTAAGTGATGATGGACATGGGCAAGTCCTTAGGCCCTGGGGCTCTGAGAGGCAGAGCAGCTGCCCCTCCTCAGGCTGCAGCAAGTCAGAGGGCAGGCCCAGGATGAGGGACGAGGACGTCACCAGCCAAAGGACAAAGAacttggaggaggtggggggggcaGGCACAGGGGTTCATTCACAGGTGCTGCCTGCTCATCTCCAGACAACTGCACGTGGGGTTCAGGTTTATTTTGGGGGTCTATGAGTGTGGAGCGGAAGGTCCCTTCCCCCACCAGCAAAGGAGCATTCCTGTCACCAGGCAGATGGAGTTGGGCTATAGGTGCTGGGGCCCCCAGCCTTTGTTCTCCTGCCCTGGCAGTGGGGAGGCTAAGCTGGAGGGGGGTCGTCCTCGTCTTTGGGGTGACTGACCCACACCACCTTACAGGATGCGTAAGCGAGCAGAGAGGAAGCAGCTTCACCGGGAATGACCCTGAGCCATTTACTGGACCAAAGGCTCCTGAGGTCAGCAAAAGGgccagggagaagacggccgaccaggcttctccctcctctctctggcCTCGGCTTGGATGAAAGGGCTAGCGGGCTGGCGAAGACCCCTGCAGGGTCCAGGCAAAGGCAGAGCTGTTCCATGGAAGGAAAACAGGTTCCGGAACGGGAGGTGCCACTCTCTGGGGGCTTGTGGGCCAGGTGCTCCGAGCCCCTCACAGCACCTTGCCTGGGTTCATGAGGCCTCGGGGGTCCAGCGTGGCCTTGAGCTGCCGCATGGTCTCAATGCCCACCGTGCCCACCTCCTCCTGCAGCAGCTGCCGCTTGCCCAGACCGATGCCATGTTCCCCTGTGCACGTGCCACGGAGTGCCAGTGCTCGCCTGGGAAGCAGCGGGAAGAGGTCCTCAGCGGGTGCCCCTCCCACTTCCCTCAGCTCTCCCCTACCCTGCTTCCCGCTTTGCCCTTACCTGACCAGCTGTTCTGCAAAGGCCTTGACCCTGAGGAGCTCCTCCTGGTCCTCCGGGTCTACCACCAGGATGCAGTGGAAATTGCCGTCACCCACGTGCCCAACGATGGTTCCTGGGGGCCCAGAGGACACAGCTGctgccccagccccgcccccaccctcccaccGCGCCCCACATGGGGCAGGCATAACCTGTGAGTCCCGAGGCCTGCAGGTCCTCCTTGGTCTGCACCAGGATCTCCGGCAGCCGGGAGATGGGCACACACACGTCGGTGGAATAGCCCTGAGTCGGGGCAGGCCGGTGAGcttccctccctcacccagcCTGCCCGGGAGGTAAGGGGTCAAGGGTACGAATGGGCTCGGGGTGCTCGGCCTCTCACATGAACGTGCCTGCcgtctctaagcctcagtttccctgtgcaACAAGGCGACTGGCCCAGCTAGGCTCCCAGGGCTCTCatcctgctccccacccccgctACCGTGCAGGCCCCCCAGCACCTGgagcccagcctccccttccgCTTCACcacctcttcctccaggaagcctgccttcTGTGTCCACACTGCCCCTCCTTGGTCCCTGCACCCAGGGCCTGGCTCGGGGCAGGGGCTCCCTCCCGAGGATTTGGCAGTCCTGCCTGCCGGGGCCTCTGCCTGCTGCCCTGGACAATAGGGCAGTAGGCTGAGGAAAGGCTCCCGTGTCCACCCCAGCCCGCTCACCTTGCAGCCCGGCCGCAGCGCCAGGGCAGCGTACCAGGCGTTGTGCCGCGCTGCCCAGAGCCGGCTGCGGTCCTCCGCCTCCTTGGCCCAGGAGAAGTGAGAGCCTCCATTGTGCCGGATGATCTCCTCTGTCGGGGGCGGGGGGTTGACACCAGGCCCTACTCTGGGgcagcccaggccccgccccgccccgcccacagCACCCCAGCACACCTGTGCGCTGCACCTGCTCTGCCAGCGCCTGCTCGGAGCCGTGGAACTCGAGGAAGAGCGTGGGCGCCACGCAGCAGTTCAGCTTGCTATGCCTGTTGCAGGCATCCATCATGACGTCATCCAGGAACTCTGGGACCAAGGAGAAGCCACGTGAGGTGACGCGTGGCCTTCAAAGGGGAGCCCACCTGGACGGCCCAATCCCAGGCTCACCAATGCGGGCCACGGGCACTGCAGCCTGGAGGATGTGTACGGTGCTGTCCACGGCCGCCTGGACGCTGGGGAAGGCACAGGTGGCAGCCACCGTGGCCTCAGGGGCAGGGTGCAGGCGCAGTGTGGCGGCCGTGATGAGGCCCAGCGTCCCCTCGGAGCCCACAAACAGCCCGGTGAGGTTGTAGCCAGCTGCGCTCTTCCTGGGTCCCCGGGGACATGAGGTAGGTGAGTGCCCAGGCCACGTGACGACGGATTTGTGGCCAGAAGCCAGGTGGGGAGCTGAGCCTGAGGTCTGGGCTCACCCGCCTCTGTGCAGACTGCCACCCAGGCAGCCGTTTCCTGGCACAGCCCAAATAGGCCTCCGGACCACCAGCTTTGGCCCACAGGGCAGTTTCATGACCCGCCTCTCCAGGAGGCCCCCGTCGCCGCCGGTAGAGGGCGCTCACCGGAAGTGACGTCCCGGGCCCGCGGTGTGAAGCAGCCGCCCTCCCGGCAGCACCACCTCCAGGTTCAGCACGTTGTCGCGCATAGTGCCGTAGCGCACAGCGTTGGTGCCCGAGGCGCCGGTGGCCACCATGCCGCAGAGAGAGGCGTCTGCACCTGggtctggagggcagagggcaggcagAAGGAAGCCTGGGGCGGGTGCCCGTGGGCAGAGGGGTCCCGCCAAGCCCCAGAAACACCCCTGCCACCAGGGAGCCCTCCAGGCCCAGGAAAGTCCTGGAGCCCCAGCCTACCCACAGGGAACCAGAGGCCGCTGTCGCGCAGGTGGGAGTTGAGGGCTTTGCGGGTGACGCCGGGCTCCACCACCACAGAGAAGTCTTCCGGATTCAGCTCCAGGATTCGATCCATGTGGGTCAGGTTGACACAGACGCCGCCCTGGCGGAGGGCGTTCAAGCGGTTACTGACCTAGATCTTTCGCCAGGACACAGCCCCCAGGACCCCAGCTCGAGGCTGACCTCCCAGCAGCCAGACCAGAGCCCCGGGATGGCAGGTAAGGAGGGCTGGACCTGGCCAGCCAGGCTGGTGTGGTGGAGGAGGCAGCTGCCGGTGTGACAAGTGTGGTGGGACTAGAGCCTGG
It includes:
- the LDHD gene encoding probable D-lactate dehydrogenase, mitochondrial isoform X2, with product MASLLRAATWGMFPWRGYCSRGTQGELSEGFVEALKAVVGSPHVTTAAVVREQHGHDESMHRCQPPDAVVWPQNVEQVSRLAALCYGQGVPIIPFGSGTGLEGGVCAVQGGVCVNLTHMDRILELNPEDFSVVVEPGVTRKALNSHLRDSGLWFPVDPGADASLCGMVATGASGTNAVRYGTMRDNVLNLEVVLPGGRLLHTAGPGRHFRKSAAGYNLTGLFVGSEGTLGLITAATLRLHPAPEATVAATCAFPSVQAAVDSTVHILQAAVPVARIEFLDDVMMDACNRHSKLNCCVAPTLFLEFHGSEQALAEQVQRTEEIIRHNGGSHFSWAKEAEDRSRLWAARHNAWYAALALRPGCKGYSTDVCVPISRLPEILVQTKEDLQASGLTDPEDQEELLRVKAFAEQLVRRALALRGTCTGEHGIGLGKRQLLQEEVGTVGIETMRQLKATLDPRGLMNPGKVL
- the LDHD gene encoding probable D-lactate dehydrogenase, mitochondrial isoform X3 — encoded protein: MASLLRAATWGMFPWRGYCSRGTQGELSEGFVEALKAVVGSPHVTTAAVVREQHGHDESMHRCQPPDAVVWPQNVEQVSRLAALCYGQGVPIIPFGSGTGLEGGVCAVQGGVCVNLTHMDRILELNPEDFSVVVEPGVTRKALNSHLRDSGLWFPVDPGADASLCGMVATGASGTNAVRYGTMRDNVLNLEVVLPGGRLLHTAGPGRHFRKSAAGYNLTGLFVGSEGTLGLITAATLRLHPAPEATVAATCAFPSVQAAVDSTVHILQAAVPVARIEFLDDVMMDACNRHSKLNCCVAPTLFLEFHGSEQALAEQVQRTEEIIRHNGGSHFSWAKEAEDRSRLWAARHNAWYAALALRPGCKGYSTDVCVPISRLPEILVQTKEDLQASGLTGTIVGHVGDGNFHCILVVDPEDQEELLRVKAFAEQLVRSFQKSSVTTAPQLMADRFHEA
- the LDHD gene encoding probable D-lactate dehydrogenase, mitochondrial isoform X1; the encoded protein is MASLLRAATWGMFPWRGYCSRGTQGELSEGFVEALKAVVGSPHVTTAAVVREQHGHDESMHRCQPPDAVVWPQNVEQVSRLAALCYGQGVPIIPFGSGTGLEGGVCAVQGGVCVNLTHMDRILELNPEDFSVVVEPGVTRKALNSHLRDSGLWFPVDPGADASLCGMVATGASGTNAVRYGTMRDNVLNLEVVLPGGRLLHTAGPGRHFRKSAAGYNLTGLFVGSEGTLGLITAATLRLHPAPEATVAATCAFPSVQAAVDSTVHILQAAVPVARIEFLDDVMMDACNRHSKLNCCVAPTLFLEFHGSEQALAEQVQRTEEIIRHNGGSHFSWAKEAEDRSRLWAARHNAWYAALALRPGCKGYSTDVCVPISRLPEILVQTKEDLQASGLTGTIVGHVGDGNFHCILVVDPEDQEELLRVKAFAEQLVRRALALRGTCTGEHGIGLGKRQLLQEEVGTVGIETMRQLKATLDPRGLMNPGKVL